TGGTTTCACCCAAGCGTCTCGCCCAAGGCGTTCCGATTGACCAAGCACTGAGCGATCGAAATATCGGACAACTGCCGACGATGGTGATCTACGGACAAGGGTCCAACGAAGAAGACGACGCCAAACGAATCCAGAAACTACTCGAAGCGAATAAACGTCGACTCAGTGGCTCGCGTGAAGCCGAAGGCCTTGAAGTCATGGAAGTCAGCGAACCGCTCGGCGGGCCGGCCCTGATTAGCGGCCAGTCTTCGGTGATTCCGGCAATCGTCAAGTTCATTACCGAGCAGGTAAAGATCAGCGACAACGAAAACCCTTGGATCGAACGTGATTAGTCGATCAGCATTCAAAACTGGGACGCGTCACGGCTTGGGAACGTACCGATAACGGCCGCCATTCTTGGCGGCGATACGCTTCATCCGTGATTCGCCGACTCGGCTGTGGTAGCCGATCGTGTGCACCAAACTGATCGGCCCCTCATCGCCGAACAGGTTGTCCAGGCGATTGATTTCCGACAACATCTCTTCGATCCGCTGCGGGAACTCACCGTCGGAAAGCAAGAAAATCACATCGGGCCTTTGCTCGATCGCAAACGGCAACACTTCATACGGCGCCCGGCCGAGATCCATCTGAATCGACATTGCCCAACGGCGAAGCGCGCGTTTGTTCTCATCGGTCGCATAGACGCTACGAGGTTCGTCGACGCCCGGATCGGCCAGACGCATGTACTCTGGTTCTTCATCAAAGAACACGACATAGAAGCGCTGCGTCGGCTTTAGCAAACTGATCGATCGTAGCAATGCGTCACGGGCCGATTCAAAACCATCCCCCATACTCTTGCTGCTGTCGACCAAATAGATGAAGTGGTTCCCGCCGCCTTCGATGCCGCAAAACTCCATCTGCTCACTGGGATTGCGAGACATGGCCATCGCCATCGCGTCAACGACCGCGGCTTCAGACATCACAGGCACGAACTCTGACGCACTTGGTGCCACTGTCGGGCTCAGGTCGCGAACTTGAATTTCGCCGAGATCCGTTAGCGGTGAATCTACCGGGCTAGCCTCAGGCTCCTCCTCGGAAACCTGTGCCGTCTCAGTCTCCAATTTGACCGACTGAACTTCCGCGACTTCAGATTCGACCATCGCCCCGGCGATCGCCATCTGATCGCCAGGGGTTGAAGTCGAGAACGTGACCGCCGCCAATCCAAGGATCAGCATCGCATGGACGAATAGGCTGACGCCCCAAACGCCTCCACGACGACGTCGACCATGTTGACGCCCGCTCACCGACCGGCGCGTGAGCACGACTGCTGATGCCAAAGCGTTCGACGCTTCGGTTGCCTTGCTGCCTGGTAACGGAACGCCGGACGCTTTGCCGCTGGATTTCACCGAACTGACGCGAGTCGATTTCGCTCGTCGATGGTCACCCGCTTCGGTTCCCCGACGCTCGCGAGATTGCGGTTTTGTCTTCGGCGTGACCGATCCGCCGTGGGTCTGACGAGCACTGGACCGCATCCCAAGAAGTACCGCGACATCATCCCAGTTTGAGATGCGACCGGGCGACTGAGTTTTCGCCTCGGCCGATGGTCCACCTGTCGCAGGAGCACGTTGCCCGATCGAGTCGTCGTTGGCTCGGAAGGCCACAGCGCTGCGGATCGAACGGTTTCGCGGCAGGGCGGGGACTCGCAGCTCGGCTCGCTTCCTCGAATTGGATGCCGAAA
This genomic window from Roseiconus lacunae contains:
- a CDS encoding vWA domain-containing protein, with the translated sequence MSLSAEDSTEEHDDLDRESSRPDRNLSDLDHLRELQLELEQTRSEAAAARLDARAAVLEIRIQRLERQVALTQKKVESRIRNETVQSSRVAAGGVATGQSASSRSQEAESQLSASNSRKRAELRVPALPRNRSIRSAVAFRANDDSIGQRAPATGGPSAEAKTQSPGRISNWDDVAVLLGMRSSARQTHGGSVTPKTKPQSRERRGTEAGDHRRAKSTRVSSVKSSGKASGVPLPGSKATEASNALASAVVLTRRSVSGRQHGRRRRGGVWGVSLFVHAMLILGLAAVTFSTSTPGDQMAIAGAMVESEVAEVQSVKLETETAQVSEEEPEASPVDSPLTDLGEIQVRDLSPTVAPSASEFVPVMSEAAVVDAMAMAMSRNPSEQMEFCGIEGGGNHFIYLVDSSKSMGDGFESARDALLRSISLLKPTQRFYVVFFDEEPEYMRLADPGVDEPRSVYATDENKRALRRWAMSIQMDLGRAPYEVLPFAIEQRPDVIFLLSDGEFPQRIEEMLSEINRLDNLFGDEGPISLVHTIGYHSRVGESRMKRIAAKNGGRYRYVPKP